From the Bacillus tuaregi genome, one window contains:
- a CDS encoding YveK family protein produces the protein MEEETISLRELFAVLRKRLSMIIIITVLATVASGVVSYSFLKPVYQASTQILVSQAAAGSLASIAGMSFDNDAKYIETYNVILKSPYILDQVIDELDLNTSAQGLNSQVNVTQQGKSQVVTIAVQNNNPAEAVTIANEIASVFQREISALMMIDNIHILTPAELPENPSPIKPQPMLNMAIALVVGLMASVGIAFLLEYLDNTIKNEQDIEKLLGIPVLGTVNTIELEDEKTSTKKSSMMNSKRGAKVV, from the coding sequence ATGGAAGAGGAAACAATAAGTTTAAGGGAATTATTTGCTGTTTTGAGAAAGCGATTATCGATGATAATCATCATAACGGTATTAGCAACGGTAGCTAGCGGTGTTGTCAGCTATTCATTCTTAAAGCCTGTGTACCAGGCTTCGACGCAAATTCTAGTCAGTCAGGCTGCAGCAGGATCGCTGGCATCAATTGCAGGCATGTCATTTGATAATGATGCAAAATACATTGAAACTTATAATGTGATTTTAAAAAGTCCATATATCTTGGACCAGGTTATTGATGAATTGGACTTGAATACATCGGCACAAGGCTTAAACAGCCAGGTGAATGTAACACAGCAAGGAAAATCACAGGTTGTGACGATTGCTGTACAGAATAATAATCCGGCAGAGGCCGTTACGATTGCGAACGAAATCGCTAGTGTTTTCCAGCGGGAAATTTCTGCTTTAATGATGATTGATAATATTCATATTCTTACACCGGCAGAGCTGCCGGAAAACCCATCCCCAATCAAGCCACAGCCAATGTTAAATATGGCAATTGCTTTAGTGGTTGGATTAATGGCATCAGTCGGAATTGCTTTCTTACTGGAATATCTTGATAATACGATTAAAAATGAACAGGATATTGAAAAGCTCTTAGGAATCCCAGTCCTCGGAACGGTCAATACAATTGAATTAGAGGATGAAAAAACATCGACCAAAAAATCATCCATGATGAATAGTAAGCGGGGTGCAAAGGTTGTTTAA
- a CDS encoding CpsD/CapB family tyrosine-protein kinase, translating into MFKKKEKNKVSNKKSLITFLNSRSPISEQYKTIRTNIQFSSDLGIRSIVVTSSAPGEGKSTTVANLAIVFAQQGKKTLLIDADMRKPTVHYKFNIDNSKGLTNVLTNRNDLEDCLQESLIDNLSILTTGPIPPNPAELLSSKVMDDLIAKALEEFDMILIDTPPVLAVTDAQILANRCDGTILVIKSGETEVDAAVKAKELLVAANGKLLGTVLNQKKVNESHYYYYYGNE; encoded by the coding sequence TTGTTTAAGAAAAAAGAAAAAAACAAGGTTTCAAATAAAAAGTCTTTAATCACCTTTCTAAATTCCCGTTCACCGATTTCAGAGCAATATAAAACGATTCGGACAAACATTCAATTTTCGTCAGATTTAGGTATTCGTTCGATTGTTGTGACGTCGTCAGCACCTGGTGAAGGGAAATCAACAACCGTTGCCAATCTGGCAATTGTTTTTGCCCAGCAAGGAAAAAAGACACTCCTAATTGATGCTGATATGCGTAAGCCGACCGTTCACTATAAATTCAATATTGATAACAGCAAAGGGTTAACCAACGTTTTAACAAATCGTAATGATTTGGAAGATTGTCTTCAGGAATCATTGATTGATAACTTATCTATTCTTACAACAGGACCTATCCCGCCAAACCCTGCAGAGCTTCTTAGTTCAAAGGTGATGGATGATTTAATAGCGAAGGCTTTAGAGGAATTTGATATGATTCTAATTGATACACCACCTGTACTAGCTGTTACAGATGCGCAAATTCTAGCTAACCGCTGTGATGGGACTATTCTTGTTATAAAAAGTGGTGAAACAGAAGTTGATGCTGCGGTGAAAGCGAAGGAATTATTAGTAGCGGCAAATGGAAAGCTTTTAGGTACTGTGTTAAATCAGAAAAAGGTAAATGAAAGTCATTATTACTATTATTATGGTAATGAATAA
- a CDS encoding LysM peptidoglycan-binding domain-containing protein, with the protein MKGKGIWICFVLSMVIIMIWPNQANAGEQANEVSVRQVFESMGYKVVGKGKNILITREQDDVIRLQTDSKVANKNGKAYPLTKPIRFDKPSKKNMIHVLDIYKLAKEDKKEKHYRVKPGDTLFSVSRAFAVTVKNLKAWNGLSSDVIFPGQHLHTQDPYYVVKKGDSIWEIAHKTESTVKDLKRENGLLIDIVQPGQRLRLPTQPSLKPPKQFADGVFPLAQETYDPFIDSYGDGRSFSTNGQSRTHEGADIMTVKWVPIFAAVEGTVIRHGWNTYGGYRITIKAKDGTTFYYAHLMGYPPGLKKGQSVSRGQLIGYSGDTGYGKEGTSGRFAPHLHFGMYDPKGKPMNPYPYLKWWEMQP; encoded by the coding sequence TTGAAGGGCAAAGGGATTTGGATTTGTTTCGTTTTATCTATGGTAATAATCATGATTTGGCCTAATCAGGCTAATGCAGGAGAACAGGCAAATGAGGTTTCTGTTCGACAGGTATTTGAATCAATGGGCTATAAGGTGGTTGGAAAAGGTAAAAATATTCTTATCACTCGCGAGCAGGATGATGTAATTAGACTACAAACAGATTCAAAAGTGGCAAACAAAAATGGGAAAGCTTATCCGCTAACAAAGCCGATTCGCTTTGATAAGCCTAGCAAAAAGAATATGATTCATGTCCTGGATATATATAAGCTGGCAAAGGAGGATAAAAAGGAAAAGCATTATCGAGTCAAACCAGGTGACACGTTATTTTCTGTTTCACGAGCATTTGCTGTCACGGTTAAGAATCTAAAAGCATGGAACGGGTTATCGTCAGATGTGATTTTTCCGGGACAGCATTTACATACCCAGGATCCTTATTATGTTGTGAAAAAGGGTGATTCTATTTGGGAGATTGCCCATAAAACGGAAAGTACCGTAAAGGACCTAAAACGAGAGAATGGTTTGCTAATCGACATCGTTCAGCCCGGTCAGCGCCTACGGCTTCCAACCCAGCCATCTTTGAAACCGCCCAAACAGTTCGCTGATGGTGTGTTCCCGTTAGCCCAGGAAACCTATGACCCGTTTATTGACAGCTATGGTGACGGCCGGAGCTTTTCGACGAATGGTCAGTCTAGAACGCATGAGGGAGCCGATATTATGACAGTGAAGTGGGTTCCTATCTTTGCTGCTGTAGAAGGAACAGTCATCAGGCACGGCTGGAATACCTATGGCGGCTATCGCATCACGATTAAAGCCAAGGACGGAACAACCTTTTATTATGCTCATTTAATGGGCTATCCTCCTGGTTTGAAAAAGGGCCAGAGTGTTTCCAGAGGTCAGTTGATTGGCTATTCAGGTGATACGGGCTACGGGAAGGAGGGCACGAGTGGAAGGTTTGCTCCGCATCTCCATTTTGGCATGTATGATCCAAAGGGCAAACCAATGAACCCTTATCCCTATTTAAAATGGTGGGAGATGCAGCCATAA
- a CDS encoding S-layer homology domain-containing protein, with protein sequence MKKYPFSKKAVQAMLAAAIAFSPVAGFGAAQVQADVTVAEDIIPEYTMEELIERLDQVYTVLNEKGEYKTLIEPIKEKVANKEINLESYANEIVKDEEYKGLIEDMLAGIVDISLSTSKVELEESILNLRSKILESEQLFGENGLTVDQVQNLYFSAISEYNSAISQLDSANIDKKTLDSVLKVSLKNIKLDINTLIQIESIIKYDETKSAIIELVHELDSTGAARVAFAKAVKSTEPVTPPPGGGSGGGAPVTPPTPPTPETGKDEVAVPEKAAEVVKETNQAGKTEVVTKVTKEKVSEIANLVTSQKPVVALQLAKPEAGEVAKAQVPASLFTEAAKKSADAAINIKTEEASYKLPASEIKVDELAKELGVTAGEVEITVAVNVVEPTAEEVADFVKNNKPVSKIIEFEVKAVSGDKEVHVTTYRYYVDRVINLDSEVSTSAVNASAGAKLNANNLAGVRINEDGTFSPVPTVFDGDKATIKSLTNSKYTIVENSKTFTDVDNGANYFEANIEKLASKYIINGKTDSTYAPSADITRGEFAALISRSLGLIAKNPAEVKFPDVPATKAVNKNGEINAAVEAGIIQGFPDGNFKPDQPMTRAEAAIMIDRAMNFTKVADSKLDKTKKITGLADHASISNTSRDSILKVYQAGIMGGFKTGEFGPYENTQRDQMAKVLDEFLKVAGMIN encoded by the coding sequence ATGAAGAAATATCCATTTAGTAAAAAGGCTGTACAGGCAATGCTAGCTGCAGCGATTGCGTTTTCACCGGTAGCAGGATTTGGAGCGGCGCAGGTGCAGGCAGATGTGACTGTGGCAGAAGATATTATTCCTGAGTATACTATGGAAGAGCTAATTGAGAGATTGGATCAAGTCTATACAGTATTAAATGAAAAAGGGGAATATAAAACTCTAATAGAACCTATCAAAGAAAAGGTAGCAAATAAAGAAATTAATTTAGAATCCTATGCTAATGAAATAGTAAAGGATGAAGAATATAAAGGTCTAATTGAGGATATGTTAGCAGGTATTGTTGATATTTCACTTAGTACTTCTAAAGTAGAATTAGAAGAAAGTATTTTAAATCTTAGAAGTAAAATTTTAGAATCGGAACAATTGTTTGGTGAAAATGGGTTAACAGTTGATCAGGTTCAAAACCTTTATTTTTCAGCAATATCTGAGTATAACAGTGCAATTTCTCAACTTGATAGCGCTAATATTGATAAAAAGACACTTGATAGTGTTTTAAAAGTATCGTTAAAAAATATTAAGCTAGATATAAATACATTAATTCAAATCGAATCTATTATAAAATATGATGAAACAAAATCAGCAATTATAGAGTTAGTTCATGAACTAGATAGTACTGGAGCAGCTAGAGTTGCTTTTGCGAAAGCTGTCAAAAGTACAGAACCCGTTACTCCACCACCTGGTGGCGGATCAGGTGGTGGAGCACCAGTAACACCACCAACACCACCTACACCTGAAACAGGTAAAGACGAAGTTGCTGTACCAGAAAAGGCTGCTGAAGTAGTTAAAGAGACAAATCAAGCTGGTAAAACAGAAGTAGTAACAAAGGTTACAAAAGAAAAGGTTTCAGAAATTGCTAATCTAGTAACTTCACAGAAACCAGTTGTTGCGTTACAGCTTGCAAAGCCAGAAGCAGGTGAAGTAGCAAAAGCTCAGGTTCCTGCTTCATTATTCACAGAAGCTGCTAAGAAGAGTGCGGATGCTGCTATCAACATTAAAACTGAAGAAGCAAGCTACAAGCTTCCTGCAAGTGAAATCAAAGTAGACGAATTAGCAAAAGAACTAGGTGTGACAGCTGGCGAAGTTGAAATCACAGTAGCAGTAAACGTTGTTGAACCAACTGCTGAAGAAGTAGCTGATTTCGTTAAAAACAATAAACCAGTATCTAAGATTATTGAGTTTGAAGTAAAGGCTGTATCTGGCGATAAAGAAGTCCATGTAACTACTTACCGTTACTATGTTGACCGCGTGATAAATTTAGACTCTGAAGTGAGCACAAGCGCAGTAAATGCAAGTGCAGGAGCTAAATTAAATGCGAACAATTTAGCTGGTGTACGTATTAATGAAGATGGCACATTCAGCCCAGTTCCAACTGTATTTGATGGTGACAAAGCTACCATTAAATCATTAACAAACTCTAAATACACAATCGTTGAAAATAGCAAGACATTCACAGATGTTGATAATGGTGCGAACTATTTCGAGGCGAACATTGAAAAGCTAGCATCTAAATATATCATCAACGGTAAAACAGACAGCACATACGCTCCAAGTGCAGACATTACTCGTGGTGAATTTGCTGCCTTAATTTCTCGTAGCTTAGGTTTAATCGCTAAAAACCCTGCTGAAGTGAAATTCCCTGACGTTCCAGCAACTAAAGCTGTGAACAAAAATGGTGAAATCAATGCAGCTGTTGAAGCTGGTATTATCCAAGGCTTCCCAGATGGAAACTTCAAGCCAGATCAACCAATGACTCGTGCAGAAGCAGCCATCATGATTGATCGTGCGATGAACTTTACGAAGGTAGCTGACTCTAAGCTTGATAAAACGAAAAAGATTACAGGTCTAGCAGACCATGCATCTATTAGTAATACAAGCCGCGATAGCATCTTAAAGGTGTACCAAGCTGGTATCATGGGCGGATTCAAGACTGGTGAGTTTGGTCCGTACGAAAATACACAACGTGACCAAATGGCTAAAGTACTTGATGAATTCCTTAAAGTAGCAGGAATGATTAACTAA
- the galE gene encoding UDP-glucose 4-epimerase GalE → MILVVGGAGYIGSHLVKELVKEKEVVVLDNLSTGHRWAVDERAVFVEGDLGNSKDLDSIFSTYSIEAVMHFAANSLVGESVVDPMKYYQNNVAATLTLLETMKKYNVKNFIFSSTAATYGIPTVEMITEETQTNPINPYGRSKLMVEQVLVDYAKAYGFQYIVLRYFNAAGAHESADIGEKHTPETHLIPIVLQQLLGERESISVFGSDYDTPDGTCIRDYIHVTDLARAHILAMEALLSGKKSTATYNLGNGLGYSVKEVIETCEKVTGKSANVIMAERRAGDPARLVASSEKIYHELGWKAEFSLEDIIASAWKWHLRGV, encoded by the coding sequence ATGATTTTAGTCGTCGGCGGAGCCGGTTATATCGGCAGTCATTTAGTAAAAGAGCTAGTAAAAGAAAAGGAAGTTGTCGTGCTTGACAATCTGTCAACAGGTCATCGCTGGGCTGTTGATGAGAGAGCGGTGTTTGTTGAAGGAGACTTAGGAAATTCTAAGGATTTGGATTCTATTTTTTCTACATATAGTATTGAAGCGGTAATGCATTTTGCGGCCAACAGTCTTGTCGGGGAATCGGTGGTTGACCCGATGAAGTATTATCAAAACAATGTGGCTGCAACCTTGACGTTGCTAGAAACAATGAAGAAATATAATGTGAAGAACTTTATTTTCTCTTCCACTGCGGCAACCTATGGAATCCCTACGGTTGAGATGATTACGGAAGAAACTCAGACGAATCCAATCAACCCATACGGTCGTTCCAAGCTAATGGTTGAACAAGTATTAGTGGATTACGCGAAGGCGTACGGCTTCCAATATATTGTGCTGCGCTATTTCAATGCGGCTGGTGCCCATGAGTCCGCGGACATTGGTGAGAAGCATACCCCGGAAACACATTTAATTCCAATCGTGCTGCAGCAGCTGTTAGGGGAGCGAGAAAGTATTTCCGTGTTTGGCAGTGATTATGACACGCCGGACGGCACCTGCATCCGTGATTATATTCATGTGACAGATTTGGCTCGGGCTCATATTTTAGCAATGGAAGCATTACTTTCTGGTAAAAAATCAACAGCTACCTATAATCTGGGCAATGGCTTAGGCTATTCTGTAAAAGAGGTCATTGAAACCTGTGAAAAAGTGACCGGCAAATCAGCGAACGTCATCATGGCCGAGCGAAGAGCAGGAGACCCGGCAAGGCTTGTCGCGTCCTCCGAGAAAATCTATCATGAGCTTGGTTGGAAAGCAGAGTTTTCGTTAGAGGATATTATTGCGAGTGCGTGGAAGTGGCATTTGAGAGGGGTATAA